ACGAAGAGGAAGCATTTCCCAGGTGGCTTGAAGAGGAAGGTGCCAGGGACTGGTTAGGGGCTGGAAAGCATAACGTGTGGCTTATCCTAGGGGTGGTGCCAGAGACAGTATCTAGAGAAGGGAGACAATGCCCAGCTCAAGCCAATAGAGATGTTTAAACTGTTTTGAGCTTGACAAATGTTAATTGAGTACTTACTGTATGCCGACACTACGTAGTGGACTAGGACGAGGCATGACCCCTGTCTTCAAGAAGGCTCCCAGAGTAGTCTGAGAGACAGACACAGAAGCAATGGATGATGGAATAATACTGCTGTCACAGTGACGCGTTGGTGGTAGGGCTGGGGATGGTCAAGGCaagcttcttggaggaggtgacACCTGGGCTGAGTCTTAAAGGAGAAGTAGGTGCTGCTGTGATTGATGTAGGCAGAGGAGGAGATGAGAGGCAGATACCCAGGATTCTGCCGTGTGGAGGGTGCAGCACCCTCGCCTGCCAGGGCGTGGGTGGCTTCCAGGGATCGGGGCTGCCTTACGCTGTTAGGGAGCTCTGAGGCTGGCAGCTGCAAAGGCGTGTTGCTGCCCCCTCTGTCCATCATCTGTGCGTGTTGTCCTGACCCCACGTGAGCTCACTACAGGGCCTGGGATTctgacagctctctcagctgttCCCCTGGTCTGCTCCACAGGAACATGTGCCTCCCCGCCTGTGCACCTCACCTATCCCTTGGGGGGCACTGCCTAGCTTCCCCTCGGACTCCCAGATGGGCACAGCCAGTAGGCCTGAGAGCCCTGCTATGGCGGGTATGGCCTCCATGGGGAGGAAGAAGAGGCGGCGCAGGAGGAAGCCCAGGCGGAAGGAGGACACCGTGACAGCTGACTCGAGTTTGGAAGAGCTGGAGGCAGGCACCGAGAGTGAGCTGTCCCTGCGGGAAAAGCCGAGGCTGGAGCCCCCAGGGTATGTAAGGACCAGGCAGGGGCCGAGGGAGTGGGGACAGCAACCTGGGGTTCAAACGCTGGTTCCTCTGCTgatgctgtgtgaccctgggaaagtccttgacctctctgagctttgGTTGTTTACTTCCCCAAGTCCCTGACTCGTAGGCTCTGGTGCCCTTCTGGGGGTACTCTGTCTTGTCAGTGACCATTTCCCTGTGGCTCCTCAGCAGTGTCCAGTCAGAAGGGGAGTCCTTACTGCAGCCCAAAGATATCTACCCCTACTCCGATGGGGAGTGGGTCCCCCAGACCAGGTGAGAGTCTCCAAGCCAAGGTCTCACAGTGGTTTCAATTTGCCTTGTTCTGATGACCAGTGACATAAACATATTTAATGTGCTTACCTGCTATTTGTATAGCTTCTTTGTAAAGCttttgttcaagtcttttgcctgttttttgttttttactggttTACCTTAATGTTGATTTGTGGgtgctctttatatattctttacacgttcttcatgtattttggatccAACACCGGCATCATATGAGTTGCAATTATTTCTTCCCAGGCTGAGGTGGGCAGCAGGGTGGTAGCAGGATGACTTGGGGGGACACTGAGTCCTTGTTTCCTGCAGTCTCATGGCAGGTGGGCTGATATCCCCTAAGAGTGACTCAGAGCTAGAGCTTCGGGCCTCAGAGCCCAGCCCCCTGCGAGCTGAGTCCCACATGCAGTGGCCCTGGGGGCGGCTGCCTAAGGTGAGTTCCTCCATgtcaaacccccatccctgccttTTGGGGGCTCCATGGCCCGTGTGGGTCAGGATGGGAGTGACTGAGACTTGGGCTGCCTCCCCAAGGCCTTCTAGGGCGTGGGAGGCAGAACCTGCACTGGCCCACATCCTCTCTGTTTGTTTGACTGAAGGTAGCCAAAGCTGAGCAGCCCGACTCCTTGATGGTCCTTGAAGGCAAGACCGAGGCAACCTCTCCTTGTCGGGAAGGGCCTAGCACCCCTTTTGTCTCTGTGGCTGGCATGGACTCCTTGGAATCCCCAATCCTGCAGACAGAAGTTGGCAATGACCTGCTTCAGCCTGACGCAGAGGCTCCCGCTTGGGTGGAcatccctctccccaccccgAAGAGGGAGGAAACCAGGACTCAGAGCACCGGGGACACACACCTCCCTCCTGCCTCAAAATTGTGGACCTGGGCAGGTCTGGAGGGTCCAATTCCCACCAGGCCACCAGCGGGGGTCTGCAGAAGGAGAGGTGAGTGATGACTGGGCCTCACCCACTGCTTCCCTGTCCTCTGGTTACCCCTGAGTGACTCTGGAACTTCAAGCATGTTTTGAGCACCaactctgtgccagacactgtgctgggcACCAACCCTCATGGGGTTCACAGTCCAGGTTGGGGGTGGGGACAGGCAACACCTGCATAAACAAGAAAGAGCATGGCGTGGGTGATATGGGAGGGCGTAATCAACTGGGATGGGGGCTGTGTATTTAAATCGCATGGTCAGGGGAGGCCTCTCTGAGTGGGCAGAGATGTGGAAGGTAAAAATCCACCCAAGAGAGGaatgtcgttagttgccatcaggtcatctctgacccatagcaaccccatgtacaacagaacgaaacactgctcggtcctgtaccatcttcatcatgtaggtatgctcaagtccagttttgcagccactgtgcgttttgagtgccttccaacctacttttccaacctagggggcacatcttccagcactatgttgaatatcattctgttgtgattcatagggttttcactggctaattttcagaagtagattgccaggcttttcttcctagtctgtgttagtctggaagttccactgaaagctgtgaccctgctggtatttcaaatactggtggcataccttccagcatcattaTAATgtacaagctaccacagtacaccAAACTGACAAAGTGAGGAATAGGGGAAAAGAATTCTAAAGCAGAAGGAACAATGTGTGTCAAGGCCGTGAGGTGGGAGAGAGGTTTCACGTTCTAGAAACTGAGGGGCTCACGAGTCTTGAGTAACGCAGGGGAAAGGGCTAGGAGGAAGCTGGAGATATGAGCAGAGGCCACACCATTGCAGCTCACAGCTGCGGTTTACCCTAAGAGTGGGGGGAAGGCAGTCGGCTTGTACTGCCCAGGTCAGTAGCCACTGACTATATGCGGCTGCTTAAAACGTAATTAAAATCACATGAAGTTAAAAATTCAGCTTCTCCGTCtcgcactagccacatttcaagtgttcgtAGCCACATGTGCTAGTGGCTACCATGCTGAATGGCACAGACCTGGAACCTTTCTGTCATCGCAAAAAGTTTTGTTGGCGGTGCTACGTTAGAGGCCTCGAGGGTGGAGGCACACTGCGCACACTGCTGAGCACATGCTGAGTCCAAGGTGTCCCCTCCTCTGCCCTCAGGCTCCCTGAAGAGAAGCCAGCACCTGGGCCCCAGTGACATCTACCTCGATGACTTGCCCTCCCTGGACTCTGAGAATGTGGCCCTTTACTTCCCCCAAAGGTGCCTGAGTCCTGGGTACCTGGGCTGTCTTAGGTCCTCCATTAGGGGCCTGGGAGGAGTGGGGACCCTCCACCTAGCCACTTTGTATTCATGTTGCCATTGGCTTTTTTGTCCCCAGTGACTGTGAGCTGGGGGCCAGGACGTGGAGTGAACCCAGCAACCAGAAGCTCCTGGAGAACGCCAACCCTGAACACATGCCAGAACCCCCTCCAGATACAGTGGATACGATAGCGCTGTCCCTCTGTGGGGGACTGGCTGACAGCCAGGACATCTCCCTGGGTATGTGTCACCATGGCCTGAGCCCTTTTGAGGATCAGCACTAAGCCCAGGGGACCAAGGGGGGTCAGTGAAGACCCTGGAGTGTGCGGCAGCAGAGGCGTGAGCTGGACTGGCCTCCCTGTCCACCTCTGCTCTGTGGAGCTTACTCTCAGTCAGCCAGGGTGGTGTTCCCAAGCCACTGCAAAGCAAATGCTCAGCGTTGAGTGGTGACAGTGCGAATCCAGGATGAGCAGGTGCTCAGGGTGGGGACAGCAGGTGCAAAAGCCACAAGGTAGGGAGGAACCCACCGGGTAAAGACCCAGCTGGCAGGAGGTGTGTGTGACTAGAGTGCAGATCTCACAGGCAGATCTGCCAGCCTCACCCTCACCCCCTGCCTCTGTGCCCAGAGAAGTTCAGGCAGCACGTCGTCACCTACCAGGACCTTGCCAAAAACCCCAGCCTCCTGGACGACCCCAACCTCGTGGTGAAAATCAACAAGAAGTAAGTGCCGGGGCTGGACTCCTGGCCGCCCGTGAGTCACCCCACCTCCGGGACCCTGTGGCTGCTGCAGCCTGTTTCCTCTCTCCAGGCATTATAACTGGGCTGTGGCTGCCCCCATGATCCTCTCCCTACAAGCCTTCCAGAAGAACCTGCCCAAGGTAATGATTAGGACTCCACTGGGCGTGCTGGGGAGGTGGCCATAGCCTCGGGGTGGGGGCCCCTGGCAAGGAAGTGGAGGGTGGGCAGAGATGGCCCCTGGGGGAGGAGACAGGTCCCCCCATCCTGGCCCTTATCCTGTGAGGACAGAGTCCTGCCCTTCCTTGGTTTCCTGTCATGGCTGAATCCTATTGGATTTTGGCCTTTGCCTCAAAGGGGGGGCTCAGGACAAACCAGAGGGGCATAAACATCCAACAGATGTTAAATAGGGACAGGCCTTCCATGGGAGGCTTCTGGATCAGGGAGACAGATGTCCCCACTCTTCATCTTGCCCTGAGAACCCCTCCTGGTTGGACTGGGGGTGTTTACTTGCTATATCAGcattaaatgtttgttgagtatctactatgtgccaggcccaggTTGGGGATGGCCATGAAGTAAATAGAAACAGTCCCTAACCTCGTCGGAAGATGGACTTAATCAGAGTCACCCAGTTGAATATGTAATTCAGTTGTGAGTGCTGGGAAGGAGAGCTCTGGGGCGCTTTGAGAGCCACCACAGGGGACTCTGCTGAGGAAGTGCCCACTGGGCTGAGATCTGAGGTCAAGTAGGCTGTAACCAGGTGAATGGCAGGAAATAACACGTGCAGATGCCCAGAAGTGGGAAGCAACACAGCCTCTTCAGTCCCCACCAGAGCCTCCACCCTGATCCTCCTAGGCTACCTTCCTTCAGTCTCGGAGAACAATGCCTTCCAGGTCAGCAACAGCCAGTACCGACCTGCCCCTGTCTCTTCTGCCCCTCTGGGAGCCACTCAGAGCCTTGCTCTGGTCTGACCCATTGTTCTCAGCTCATTTGGGTTTGCCCAAAGAACATCATTGACCAGATGTTGAAGCTGGTGCCTCCCTTTGGTGATGCTCGGCTCCTTCCCCAGCATTTCTGGCTGGCTCTGGGTCTGTGCGTAGGGGAAGGAAGGGGGTCACTCTCCCCTACTTGGCTCTCCTCAGTGTACTCAGACAGACCTACTACTTGGGGCCCCTGGGAAACTCCCTCAAGCCTATTCCCAGCTCAGATGAGAACCATGCTCAACCTACCCTGAGCCCATGTTTTCCTGACTTGAGTTCTCCCTTCTGCATCTATAGGACTCTATGTCTCCCAGTTGGACCTTGGCCTGGGCTCTCTCTGAGGCTATCTAGTACAGATCTAATCAACACATTTCACAAGGTCATGTTGCCCCAGCCAGACAATGATGGTAGCATACAGAGAGGGAGGCTGTTCATGGAATAGGACCATTGACCTTAGGTTAGGGAAGTATTCGCCATAGACTGTCCTTCCTACTGCCCCTTGGTGGCATCATGCAGGTAGTACCAGATCTTGAGAAACTCCCAAAACACTGCCTTCAGTTACTCTAGTAGGGATACCGATCCATAAGATATGGAGGCCAGGCCAAGGCTGGGCTAGAGCTAGGGGGCCAGGGCCAGGGTGGGGGTAGGAAAAACCCTTGGTCTCCTGTGTCTAGCTCTATGCGTCATTGCTTAGAGCCCCAGGATGGAGGCGAGTGTGCTTCCTCAGCCTCCAGATGTTGACAGCACCTTGCTCAGGGTCACCACAGACCATGGGCATATGGGGGGCCCCAAGGGCAGTGTGAGGTAGGTTTGTATTGTGCAGAAAAAAATACTGTGGATTTCATCTGCCCACAGAGCACCGTGGACAAGCTGGAGAAGGAGAAGATGCCCCGGAAGGGTGGGCGGTGGTGGTTTTCCTGGCGACGCAGGGACTTCCCTGCTGAAGAGGTAGGCAGTCATGATCGTGGGGCAGGGCCAGCCCAGGGCAAGAAGTGAGGTTCACGAGATGGGCACTCTCCCCACAGTGCAGTGGCCAGAGGGTGAAGACTACAGCCAGGGAGGTGCAGAGGTGAGTTAGAACGCCTCGTTGGGGCTTTGCAGCTGAGGCTGGAGCCTGGGGAAACTCTCCCTGCACTTGTACACCCATTCTTTTCCCTGAGATATGTCCCAAAGTTCCCCAGTCATGAAATGGCAGAGTCGGAAAGAGTggaaattcagacttctggccctACCTTGGGGGCTTGAccttgtttccttctttctgggGGACTGACCTTGCTTCCTTCTTTCACCTCTGAAGTGACCCAGAATGTCTGAGGTTGGGTGGGGTGACTAAGGATAGGCCCACTGAAGCCAAATCAGGCATGATTGGGAATAAATGCTAAAAAGCACTCGTAGACTTTTCATGTAAATATTTTCAAGACAGGCCCTGGCATCCCTCTGGCTGTGGAGGGTGCAGACTGAGGCCTGGGCACCCTGCGTCGTGGCTCCAGCCCTGCTGTCACCTTGGTGTAGACTGTGGGCCAGTCCCTGTGTCTGCCACCATCAATGGGTGGTGGCTGGAGGGAGGGACCTCTGATAGCCTGGACTGTCTGCAAGGATAGGCCAAGGCTTTGTGGCCTGGGCTGAGGATGGGTGTCTCCTGGGAGTGCAGGGCCCTCAGCTGGGGAGAGGTGGCCTGAGAGCCTGGGCTGCCCACAGGGAGAAGGTAGATGTCCTGAGCAGTGAGGACGATGGCCCAGACAGCCCTGTGATCCTTGAGGTCCCCTCCCCGCCACCCTCACCTCCAGCCTACACGCCCACCTACAAGAAGTCCCTCCGCCTCTCCTCTGAACAGATTGTaagtgtgtgcatatatgtgttcctGTGTGTGGCAGGGCTGGGACCCTTCTGTCCCAGAGTCCCATGGAGCCATGCAttcaccaaagaccagaagacaCCCCTTGGCAGCTTCCCTGATGGCCTCTGCTTGGATAACCTCTGGGGGTGGGGGACTCACTCCTGCCCAGGTCAGCCCATTTTCCTGTCAGATGCTCTGAGTGAAAAAGCCTTCTTTTATGTTGTCCTAAAATCTCTGCCTTCAGTGGGTCAGCTGGCTCAGGTTCTGCCCTTGGAAGCCACACCTCAGGAGTTAAAGGCTGATGGCAGCCCCTCAGATTGTGGCAACTATGGTCCCTCAGGCCACGTCTTCTCTGAGCTCAGTGACTGGTGGCTCCATGGTCAGGGAGGTGCCTGGGGGGTCTGGCCAGACTGACACAGAGCAGGATGCCATCTGCCTGGTCACATCCAACCTGGGGTCAGCCAGGGCCCTGAAGCCTTGGTCACCTGGTTTTGGCTGAGCACTGCCCTGACCCTACTCTATGGATCATGTACAGGGCTCAGTCTCTCTTTAGAGAGTGTGGAGGTACGTACCTGAGCCCCAGGCAGGGGGCTGCCCGTGAAGATTCCCACAGGGCCCTGATCTATGGAATGGGGTCTCCTGCCAAGAGCAGTGCCACCGCCATGGGGCTACCCTGAAAAGCCTGGGTGGGGAGTCAGGGCTGGGATGCATCTGCGAATTTCTTCTTGAAGGGGAGAGAAGGGAGTTTAGGGCTCCCGTGTGCCGGCACCATGCAGGGCCCCAGCCTGTGCTCCCTCACTGCCTCCTCACGGCCACCCTCTGCCCATGTGGGTGTCGGTGTGTGGCTGTCTCTGAGAAGTTCGGGAAGGTTCTCTGAGTTGGGAGGAGGTGGTGAATGAGAAGTTTGTAGGGATAGAAGCCCACAGCATGGGCTAGGCTCCCAAACAGAGAGCGCTGGCCACAACTACCTGCAGCTGGTCACAACTCCCCCTTGGCCTGGCCCTAGCGGTGCCTGAACCTGCAGGAAGGTGCCAACGATGTGGTTTTCAGCGTGACCACCCAGTACCAGGGCACCTGCCGTTGCAAGGCCACCATCTACCTGTGGAAATGGGACGACAAGGTGGTCATCTCTGACATCGATGGCACCATCACCAAGTAAGGCCTGCGGCCATGGGCAGGCAGCCTGGGGTCCTGCTTCCTCTATCTGGACAGGTGTGGTGGGGCTGCACTCACAGATCATGAGGGTAGCAGGACTGCCTCAGAGTGACCCCTCCTCCCTGGCTCTAGGTCGGATGCTCTGGGCCACATTCTGCCCCAGCTGGGGAAAGACTGGACACACCAGGGCATCGCCAGTCTCTACCACAAAATCCACCTGTGAGTGCCTGGGCCATGGGAGGGGAGACAGACAGCCTCAGGCCCTCTGGTCTCTGCTCTGGGAAGCTGAGCTGGGGACAGGGACAGGGTCAGGCCCCCACCTGTGGGAGGGAGTGACGAGCCCTGTTTTCTGGTCTAGAAAGCTAGGTGTGAAGGACTGGCAGGCCCACCAGTGGAGAACCTGGGGCGGGTGCCTGGAGAGCTCAAACCTACTACCTATTGGTCCTCAGTTCTATGAGCAACTCGTCTTCCTGGGGCTATGTTCCAGAATCCGAGTCTAACTGCTGGCCTTCCTGCTGTAGGGAGGCCCACAGAGTTGCCCGAGCCCGCATGCATTGTGGTCCTCAGGACTCAGTCCATGCTCCAAATGGGACAGCTGCTGAGGCCACTTCTCAGGCCTGGCCCAGCTATTTCCCTGAGTCCCCTCCTGGCAAAGGTCTCTGGGGTTGGAGGCTGGAGTCCCAGGGCTGGTGGCACTGCCAAGAGGATGTGATGGGGGAAGGCTGGTCTCTGATGGCTCTGTGCCACCCCTGCCCCCAGAAATGGGTACAAGTTCCTGTACTGTTCTGCACGGGCGATCGGCATGGCTGACCTCACCAAGGGGTACCTGCAGTGGGTGAGCGAGCAAGGCTGTGGCCTCCCCAAGGGCCCCATCCTACTATCTCCCAGCAGCCTCTTCTCCGCCCTCCACAGGTAACCACCCCGACACAATACAAGCCCACAACCCCTTGGAGGGAGGGGCAGGCCCACTGCCTTGGCTATCAGCTGAGGGCTGGGTTCAGGCCCATGGTCACCTGACCCTGCCTTCCTGCCTGGTTTCCATCCCTCCTCACGCGCATTCCTGCCTGTGACCCTGGTCGCCCCAGAGAGGTGATTGAGAAGAAGCCAGAGGTGTTCAAGATCGCCTGCCTGAGTGACATCCGGCAGCTGTTCCTGCCCCATGGACAGCCTTTCTATGCCGCCTTTGGGAACCGACCCAACGTGAGGTGTCCCCACCCCACCGGCTGAACCACCTCCTCCTCACCTCCCagctggcctctgttcagctggtcCCTTCTTGTCCCCCACAGGATGTCTTTGCCTATCGGCAGGTGGGCCTCCCTGAGTCTCACATCTTCACAGTCAACCCGCGGGGGGAGCTCACCCAGGAGCTCATGAAGAGCCACAAATCCACGTGAGGCCAAACCCCAGCCTGCCTCTCCCTGGGCCCCCATCTCACCACCGCACCCGGGACTCTGCCCTCTACCCCAGGGCTCCCAGGAATGATGCAGTCTCCGCCTGACAAGGCAGAGGCCGTGGCCTAGTGGCCACGCAGACTCTCAGTGCCTGCCCCCTTCTGCCTGTAGATACGAGCGGCTTGGTGAGGTGGTCGGTCTCGTCTTCCCGCCTGTGGCCCGTGGCCCCAGTGTAGACCTGGCCGAGCCAGAATACAGTAGCTTCAGCTACTGGCGGGAGCCCCTGCCAGATGTGGACCTGGACTCCCTGGCCTGAGCCTGCCCTGCCTCTTTGGCCTGGCCCAGAACTGAGTGTCCCAAGGCATAGGGATAGAAGTGGGGTACCATGGGTCCAAAGAACTGAAGGGGAGGAGGGGGCTGTGGACTGGTTGGCAGACACAGAGGctcccccttccccctgccccgtGTCCTGTCTTGCCTCTGCCAGCTCAGTGGCAGGGGTGGGGCAAATGCTCCTGGCCTCTGTAGCAATTAAATGTATGGCTTACGGGCTTTTTGAGGGTTCTTTGTGCCCTTGGTGTCTCTGTCCTGTCATTCTGGGGCCTTGAATCAATTCCTTatgggcagagagaagagggagccCATTGAGGCTGGAGGCCTCAGGGAAGGGCTGGGGGCTGCCCTGTGGCAGCAGCGGGGAGAGGGAGCCTGCATCATACCCACTGAAGCCAGACCCTTCCACCAAGCCCTGGCCCCTTCCCACGTCACTGCCTCTCCCTTGCTGGTATCTCAGCACATGAGGCCGCCCCAGCCCTAGGCACTCTGGTACCTGCCCCACCAGCAGCAGGGAAGCGGGGGTTCCCAGGACACTGTCAGGGCCATGGGAGTGTGGCCCCCACCCAGCTGCTACCCTTGCTCCTTTCAGCACCTTCCCTGAGGACTCCCCCCCGAGCCCCATGGGGCAGGTGGTTGTTGGCCCAGCTGCCCCACCTTGGCCTGTGCGGCCAGTTCTGTGCTCAGGTGGCTGCTGAGGGCTCTTGTCCCAGGAGCTGTGGGAAGCAGGGCTGACGCCCACTGCAGCCCTCCCTCCCTGCACCGTCGCTGGTGAACACAGTGCCATTAGATGGGCTAAAAGCTTTAATCCAGAACCTGCCCACCCTGACAGTTCCCAAGTGGAGGCCAGAATGCTGAGGCAGGGCTGCGGGACCTGCGGAATAGCACACCAGGGCCTCTGCAGCtgtgggggaaactgaggcaaggaGGCTCAGCAGACATGAGCGTGAAGCCTCTGGGAACCGTGCAAGCCCGATGGATACCTGTTTTCAAATTGACCCTCCATGTTTTTGCACCTGAATTTCACACCATTGGGTGACTATTCTGGTAGGGCTAGGGTTTTGCAAGGGTGTTGGCAGCAAGGCCTGGACCCCTTTCTCTCCAGCTGTGGCTCCCTCCCTAGGGTCTGGCCACATTCAGGCCATTTTGTATACCAGGAGAGAGGCCCTGACCTGGGGGGGAAGATCTTCCCCCAAAATGGAAGGAAGAGGATCATGTggggccagaaaaaaaaaaaaaaaacccttgccgtcgagttgatttcaactcatagcgaccctatgagacagagtagtagaactgctccatagggtttccaaggagcaactggtggattcgaactgccgaccttttggttagcagccaagctcttaaccactgtgccactgtatGGGGCCAGAGTGCCCTGAAAATACCTctggggaaggaaaggaaaaggataAATTGGGGCTGGAGCCCCCAAACACATCACCTGGACCCAGTCCTTCCCTCTGAAATTCTACAGCTGCCTACACCTTCACCTTGGGAGAGGATCAGAAGGGATGAAGAGCACTCTTGGCCAAGTCTATGTTTCCATTTCATCCTGGAGGACTTGTGAGGAGCTGGAACCCCCCAGCAGCACCTGCTCCTTGGGGAAAGAACAGCAGCCTGTGTGTGAGAACAGTTTCGGGGGTATCACCTTCCCATGCAAGCCCAGCCCCGACAGCCGGGGACAGAAGCCAAGAGGAGAAGGGAGGAATCGTGAGCACAGGGCCAAGGGAACCAAAAGCCTCCATGAGCTGGGGGCTTTTCCTTGTGGGCAGATGGAGATATGGGCAGAACCACTATCTGAGAGCCAACCTGTAGGTCTTTGCAGTTACTGGGCTCTGGGGTGTCTGCAGAGGAGCAATTTGCAGACCATGGAATTGAGGTGTCCTGAGTCTATTCCTGCCTTCAGGCACAGCATTCTTGCCCTGACCACTATTCTGCATTGTCCAGTTTGTACAGCACCAAGCGTGGATTTTGGTGGCTAGCAAAGTCATGTGGTGCTGGACCAAGCCCATTTCTTCTGTGGCCTCCAAGGTGGCATTCATACTGGGGGAAGCTAGGAGGCACAGCTGTGCAAGGCTGGCTCTGAGGTGCCATTCCCAGGGCTGGTGGGCTTTGCGGGGTGGGTCCCGTCCACCTGCCTAGTTGGCTTGCCCCGGCCGCCCCTGCTCAGCCAGCTGGGCCCGGCAATCCAGCAGGTCATCCCGGAGGCGGGCAATGTCCTGTGCGTGCTGGACCAGCGTGCGGTTCAGCTGGTCCATGTGGCCCCACAGGCCCTCCCTGGGTTTAAGCGGCTCAGCGGCCAAGCTGTCCAGGCTGGCGGCCAGCAGGCCCAGCCTCCCACACGCGCCCTCCACTTGTGCTACCCTCCGGTCAAAGTGGCCCACTGCATGCTGGAGCTCCTGGGCTGTGTCCTGGCAGCGGCTCAGCCC
Above is a genomic segment from Loxodonta africana isolate mLoxAfr1 chromosome 24, mLoxAfr1.hap2, whole genome shotgun sequence containing:
- the LPIN3 gene encoding phosphatidate phosphatase LPIN3 isoform X1, with protein sequence MNYVGQLAETVLGTVKELYRGLNPATLSGGIDVLVVKQVDGSFRCSPFHVRFGKLGVLRSREKVVDIEINGEPVDLHMKLGDNGEAFFVQELESQEEHVPPRLCTSPIPWGALPSFPSDSQMGTASRPESPAMAGMASMGRKKRRRRRKPRRKEDTVTADSSLEELEAGTESELSLREKPRLEPPGSVQSEGESLLQPKDIYPYSDGEWVPQTSLMAGGLISPKSDSELELRASEPSPLRAESHMQWPWGRLPKVAKAEQPDSLMVLEGKTEATSPCREGPSTPFVSVAGMDSLESPILQTEVGNDLLQPDAEAPAWVDIPLPTPKREETRTQSTGDTHLPPASKLWTWAGLEGPIPTRPPAGVCRRRGSLKRSQHLGPSDIYLDDLPSLDSENVALYFPQSDCELGARTWSEPSNQKLLENANPEHMPEPPPDTVDTIALSLCGGLADSQDISLEKFRQHVVTYQDLAKNPSLLDDPNLVVKINKKHYNWAVAAPMILSLQAFQKNLPKSTVDKLEKEKMPRKGGRWWFSWRRRDFPAEECSGQRVKTTAREVQREKVDVLSSEDDGPDSPVILEVPSPPPSPPAYTPTYKKSLRLSSEQIRCLNLQEGANDVVFSVTTQYQGTCRCKATIYLWKWDDKVVISDIDGTITKSDALGHILPQLGKDWTHQGIASLYHKIHLNGYKFLYCSARAIGMADLTKGYLQWVSEQGCGLPKGPILLSPSSLFSALHREVIEKKPEVFKIACLSDIRQLFLPHGQPFYAAFGNRPNDVFAYRQVGLPESHIFTVNPRGELTQELMKSHKSTYERLGEVVGLVFPPVARGPSVDLAEPEYSSFSYWREPLPDVDLDSLA
- the LPIN3 gene encoding phosphatidate phosphatase LPIN3 isoform X3; its protein translation is MNYVGQLAETVLGTVKELYRGLNPATLSGGIDVLVVKQVDGSFRCSPFHVRFGKLGVLRSREKVVDIEINGEPVDLHMKLGDNGEAFFVQELESQEEHVPPRLCTSPIPWGALPSFPSDSQMGTASRPESPAMAGMASMGRKKRRRRRKPRRKEDTVTADSSLEELEAGTESELSLREKPRLEPPGSVQSEGESLLQPKDIYPYSDGEWVPQTSLMAGGLISPKSDSELELRASEPSPLRAESHMQWPWGRLPKVAKAEQPDSLMVLEGKTEATSPCREGPSTPFVSVAGMDSLESPILQTEVGNDLLQPDAEAPAWVDIPLPTPKREETRTQSTGDTHLPPASKLWTWAGLEGPIPTRPPAGVCRRRGSLKRSQHLGPSDIYLDDLPSLDSENVALYFPQSDCELGARTWSEPSNQKLLENANPEHMPEPPPDTVDTIALSLCGGLADSQDISLEKFRQHVVTYQDLAKNPSLLDDPNLVVKINKKHYNWAVAAPMILSLQAFQKNLPKSTVDKLEKEKMPRKGGRWWFSWRRRDFPAEECSGQRVKTTAREVQREKVDVLSSEDDGPDSPVILEVPSPPPSPPAYTPTYKKSLRLSSEQIEGANDVVFSVTTQYQGTCRCKATIYLWKWDDKVVISDIDGTITKSDALGHILPQLGKDWTHQGIASLYHKIHLNGYKFLYCSARAIGMADLTKGYLQWVSEQGCGLPKGPILLSPSSLFSALHREVIEKKPEVFKIACLSDIRQLFLPHGQPFYAAFGNRPNDVFAYRQVGLPESHIFTVNPRGELTQELMKSHKSTYERLGEVVGLVFPPVARGPSVDLAEPEYSSFSYWREPLPDVDLDSLA
- the LPIN3 gene encoding phosphatidate phosphatase LPIN3 isoform X2 → MNYVGQLAETVLGTVKELYRGLNPATLSGGIDVLVVKQVDGSFRCSPFHVRFGKLGVLRSREKVVDIEINGEPVDLHMKLGDNGEAFFVQELESQEEHVPPRLCTSPIPWGALPSFPSDSQMGTASRPESPAMAGMASMGRKKRRRRRKPRRKEDTVTADSSLEELEAGTESELSLREKPRLEPPGVQSEGESLLQPKDIYPYSDGEWVPQTSLMAGGLISPKSDSELELRASEPSPLRAESHMQWPWGRLPKVAKAEQPDSLMVLEGKTEATSPCREGPSTPFVSVAGMDSLESPILQTEVGNDLLQPDAEAPAWVDIPLPTPKREETRTQSTGDTHLPPASKLWTWAGLEGPIPTRPPAGVCRRRGSLKRSQHLGPSDIYLDDLPSLDSENVALYFPQSDCELGARTWSEPSNQKLLENANPEHMPEPPPDTVDTIALSLCGGLADSQDISLEKFRQHVVTYQDLAKNPSLLDDPNLVVKINKKHYNWAVAAPMILSLQAFQKNLPKSTVDKLEKEKMPRKGGRWWFSWRRRDFPAEECSGQRVKTTAREVQREKVDVLSSEDDGPDSPVILEVPSPPPSPPAYTPTYKKSLRLSSEQIRCLNLQEGANDVVFSVTTQYQGTCRCKATIYLWKWDDKVVISDIDGTITKSDALGHILPQLGKDWTHQGIASLYHKIHLNGYKFLYCSARAIGMADLTKGYLQWVSEQGCGLPKGPILLSPSSLFSALHREVIEKKPEVFKIACLSDIRQLFLPHGQPFYAAFGNRPNDVFAYRQVGLPESHIFTVNPRGELTQELMKSHKSTYERLGEVVGLVFPPVARGPSVDLAEPEYSSFSYWREPLPDVDLDSLA